A single region of the Chelmon rostratus isolate fCheRos1 chromosome 5, fCheRos1.pri, whole genome shotgun sequence genome encodes:
- the bmp3 gene encoding bone morphogenetic protein 3, whose product MALYSRFVVVLLYGWSYLCVGYCAMLKTDSFPERRKVDFTHSLDKKHPAKDDQDLLLQDTMTEHMQMLYAKYNRAGFPFKDGNTVRSFKAHWGTINKKQLQIFNLTSLTKSEDVLSATLHYYIGDLQNSTQGCSRSKSCGRHGPRRHSHIHMVIWSFASVDNKMRTLGHFRINVSTLYRDFISWQWKDITRVVNQAKNHDELLIGIDVASQGPQPWKKLLSDRSPYILVYANDSAISEPESVVATLQRHHPVGGEGSMSHSFQKLGLRERNSTEQEQPQPRHKRSVNVLLPLQNNELPGPEYPYETTGWDETSPYEPFENKQARRPRKKTRKNQRHKMPLLQFDEQTIKKARKKQWNEPRNCARRYLKVDFADIGWSEWIISPKSFDAYYCSGSCQFPMPKALKPSNHATIQSIVRAVGVVPGIPEPCCVPEKMSSLSILFFDEDKNVVLKVYPNMTVDSCACR is encoded by the exons ATGGCTCTCTACTCTCGGTTTGTGGTCGTGCTGCTTTACGGATGGAGTTATCTGTGCGTTGGATACTGCGCGATGCTGAAAACGGACAGTTTCCCCGAGAGACGAAAGGTGGATTTTACGCATTCGTTGGATAAAAAGCACCCTGCGAAAGACGACCAGGATCTGCTTTTACAGGATACAATGACGGAACACATGCAGATGCTTTACGCCAAGTACAACCGAGCTGGATTTCCCTTCAAGGACGGCAACACTGTCCGCAGTTTCAAAGCGCACTGGG GTACAATAAacaagaagcagctgcagattttCAACCTCACCTCTCTTACCAAGTCAGAGGACGTTCTGTCAGCCACTCTTCATTATTACATCGGAGACCTTCAGAACAGCACCCAGGGCTGCTCCAGGTCCAAAAGCTGTGGCCGCCATGGCCCCCGGAGACACAGCCACATCCACATGGTCATCTGGAGTTTCGCCTCCGTGGATAACAAGATGAGGACTCTGGGACACTTTCGGATCAATGTGTCCACTCTCTACAGGGACTTCATATCTTGGCAATGGAAGGACATAACTCGTGTGGTCAACCAGGCCAAAAACCATGACGAGCTGCTCATTGGGATTGATGTTGCTTCACAGGGGCCCCAGCCGTGGAAGAAGCTCTTGTCAGACCGCTCACCCTACATCCTGGTCTACGCCAACGACTCTGCCATTTCAGAACCGGAAAGCGTGGTAGCCACCCTCCAGAGACACCACCCGGTGGGAGGAGAAGGCTCCATGTCACACAGCTTCCAAAAACTGGGACTGCGTGAGCGAAACAGTACTGAGCAAGAACAGCCACAGCCCAGACACAAGCGCTCGGTGAACGTTCTGCTCCCCTTGCAAAACAATGAACTCCCGGGGCCCGAGTATCCGTACGAGACGACCGGGTGGGATGAGACGAGCCCATACGAACCTTTTGAAAACAAGCAGGCCCGTCGGCCACGCAAAAAGACGCGCAAGAATCAGCGGCACAAGATGCCCCTCCTGCAGTTCGATGAGCAGACGATTAAAAAGGCGCGAAAGAAGCAGTGGAACGAGCCCAGGAACTGCGCTAGGAGATACCTGAAAGTGGACTTTGCTGACATCGGTTGGAGTGAATGGATTATATCACCTAAGTCGTTTGACGCCTACTACTGTTCAGGGTCCTGCCAGTTCCCCATGCCAAAG GCTCTGAAGCCCTCTAACCATGCCACCATCCAGAGCATAGTGCGGGCAGTGGGCGTCGTCCCGGGCATCCCCGAGCCGTGCTGTGTCCCCGAGAAGATGTCTTCCCTCAGCATCCTCTTCTTTGACGAGGACAAGAACGTGGTGCTTAAAGTCTACCCCAACATGACTGTAGATTCTTGCGCCTGTAGatag